In the Clarias gariepinus isolate MV-2021 ecotype Netherlands chromosome 10, CGAR_prim_01v2, whole genome shotgun sequence genome, cagctcatcagctgaagctcagtCTGAGTAAAATCGAACTGCTGTTGATCccctggacaacaatcagatcactcctttagccactgcccgcaatcttggggtaactggACAATcgtctgtcattttccccacacattgctaaccttactctgttattttaagactcgACTACTGCAACTTATTCCTGTCAGGTCTGCCTTTGTCCACCATTCATCCTCTGCAGCTGCTCATCCTATCTTCAatcttcccaagttctcccacactaCCCCACTTCTTCACTTTCTgtactggcttcctgtagctgacgcattaaattcaaaaccctgatgcttgcctacaaagaaAAAGTCACACCTAGTCACACCTTGCACTGCAGCATGTTGGATATGGTTTGGGATGAGTTGGATCAGTTGGAGTAAAGGAAAAGcagctaataaatatttaacatctgGAAAATAGATTAAGTAGAAAAGATTGTTGGAAAAACATTCCACGTGATTATCTTATAAGGCTGACGGAGAGAATGCGTGTTTACTTTAAAGAATtgaaattataaaacatattcttatttaacacatttttgttgaatatataatttcatattCGTTCTGTTGTAATTTTAATGTCAACtgtattaaagtaaaatgttgagaacaataaaaaaaatgtgtgaaaaaaacaatgaatacgaagttgtgtccaaactttggactggtgaaatatataaattatcatACACATATGGCCAAAATGCACATTGCAAAACTTTTGGACAGGAGAAGGGGTATGGCTTGATGAAGTCCTtgtaaaaaacaagaaaaaaataataaaaaaatattgaaatattttttataaagccACACCAAAACAAATctgataaattaaaaaacaaaagtcaaATTTTAATATTGGAAATTAACCTTTGACTGGTAATATTGTCTAGTCCCTGACACTCTCTTGTCTCTCTCCATCAAGTACCACTGGCAAGGAACTCTTGACATTCTTTTCTCCTAAATACAAAATTAAGGTAGGTCTCAAAAGTTTCTGAGCTACATTAAAAGCTAAATTTGGTGCGCTGTTGGTTGTGTTTCATAAAATACTTCAATACTTATTATGGAAATTTTGTTAAATCGGACAGTTTTGCATTGGCCTACAATGGCTGTGGAGTAAAAATCTGTTAACCATAAATTAATttactacaaataaaaacaaaacaatagatcttatttttaaaatgtgaaagtaattttttttttttagattttaactAAATTTTATCAAGCAAATTACTGCAATATGAGCACTATAGTGTTCGCGTTGTCTGCTGAGCATTacatgattacaactgagccaatggtttttgttttatgtttacttaatattttgtattaatcgttTTACTATGAATATTTTGGGTTGTAGAacaaatcatctgagtttccattatttcttataggggaAATTTGCAAgtttccggaacaaattatacACGCAATCCAAAGTTTAACTGTAATGAACTTAAATAAACATTGATACATTTCAAAAtctaaaagccaaaaaaaaaaaacactttttttaaatacaaaatttagAGAATGGCCTAAATAGCTATTCACAAGTCCACAAGTTGACCTAGAAACAGCCaagattaaatttttatttttttgcatatttgtcagaCATAAATGATTTAGAtgatcaaacaaattttaatattactcaAAGATAActcaagtaaatacaaaaaaaattccaaaaatttttttaatagttcatttataaaggaaaaaaaaactatccagACCGACCTGGCcccatgtgaaaaagtaattgccctcttaataaatcataaatgatTTGGGATTTTTAGAAAGCTGAGTTAAAATTTCACTTGCCTGACCCAGGCccaaaatcacttaaatagaacttGTGACAAAGTCAAACACACTAAAAGatccaacaacaaaaaaaaaaaacacgatttaaagaaattcaagaacagatgagaaacaaagtaattgacatatATGAGTCTGGAAAGGTTTACCAaaacatttctaaagctttgggactccggCGAACCACGGTGAGAGCTATTAtacacaaatggagaaaacttgaAACAGTGCtgaatcttcccaggagtgggcGGCACAATGACAACTCATCAatgagctcataaaagaacccaaaacaacaactaaagaactgcaggcatcacttgcctcagttaaggtcagtgttcatgcaAGTTCCAAGgcaaaagccactgctgaccaaaaagtaCACATAGATTTGTCTCAAATTtgtcaaaaaatattttgattatccccaagacttttgggcaaataacatgtggactgatgagaaaaaaaattacttttttgaaagtGTCTGTCTCATTACATACGgcataaaacaaacacagccTTTCATAataaagaacatcatacctacagtacaaacatggtggtggtggagtaATGGTCTGGGCCTGCTTTGCAACTTCATGACCTGGATGATTTAACATAATTAATTGGaccatgaattctgtgctcTACCAGACAATCCTAAGGGAGAATGTCTGGTCAGTTTGTGATCTCAAGTCCAAGCACACTTGTATTATCAACAGGATaatgatctgaaacacaccagcaggtctatcactaaataaataaataaataaaaataaggttttaaaatggcctagtcaaagtctggaCTTACCGTAAATCTGATAAAACCATACAGGCTGAGATAAAAAACAAGTCAGAAAAGAAGAGTGTACTTttccacagtgatgtgaaagacttaTTGCAAATGCTTTATTGCACATATAGGGCCAGGTAGATTTGAACaactttttcccttaataaagaaaattatcatttaaaaaatatcttttttttgtgtaacattaaaatttgTGTGATCTCaataatttaagtgtgacaaatatgaaaaaaattgaaagtgGTAAATCATTTTTATGGCACTGTATAATGAGTTAAATCAGTTTAAAAGTTGAAGTATGTAGAAACAACCAATATTGGTGAAATGGAGTGAAAGAAAGTGGTCCTCATGTATATCTATGTATGTACATGTGTCAAGTGGACAAAATTGCAACAACAGCAATGACAATATGAGAAAAAGACTTTAAACAGTCAGTGTTTGAAGGGGAGAGTTAGGTATGGAGAAATATTATGCAAGAAAGATTgatttggggaaaaaagaaagacacacaTATGAATTGCAAGAGACAGTGTGAGTAACAGAAGCAGGAGAGGGGGTAGGAAAAAAGAGCAGGTGGTAATAAGTTAATAAGgtagtttaaaacaaaaatgtaaccaGTATTACCAGTATGTATTACCAGTGCACAAATTGTATTTACTCTAGAGTAcaaatatgctaattttataatttattggcAGTTAAAGTTTATTTCAACCCTTGTAAAGTAGAGGGACACCACTTGCCACCACAAATGAAGAATGATGCACTTATGAAATAAAGTGAGGAACAGAGATGAGTGGAAAGCTACAACAAGCAGGGATAGGAGGAACTAACTTAAAAGTTTATAGAAAAGTATTACAGAAACTGAAAGCAGAGCTGCGGGTAACAATATAATATCTAAGATAGGCAGGCTTGATAAACTGCaaaggagagtgtggaaaggaggcgAAGAAGCaagtacaggcaggttggaatgggtggagaaaagtgtcaggtgtggtgtgcgataaaagagtatcagcaagaatgaaaggaaagttGTACAGGACaggaccagcgatgctctatggcttagagacagtggcactgaagaaaagacaggaggcagagctagaggtagcagagctgaagatgatAAGGTCCTCATtggaagtgacaaggatggataggaacaaggatgagttcatcagagggacaacccatgttagatgttttggagataaagtcagagagtccagattgaggtggtttggacagaGTAATGTTCAGAGGGAAGATTGTGAGCAgtttggtagaaggatgctgaggttggaactgccaggcaggaggtctaaaggaaaACCAAAGGGAAGATTTTTGGATgtaatgagagaggacatgaagttagttagtGTGAGAGGAGAGgggaggatagggttagatggatgcagatgattcgctgtggcgacccctgaaagggaacagtcaaaagacaaagaagaggaggaaggaaAGAGACGGTGAATTGATACGATCAAAAGGGGGCATTATTGCAACAACTGGATGCCAACAGCcgttaaagaagaagaagccgaACAATGACCCATTTCCGCCGGAAACCGCGCACCTAGTAGCGACATGAGCGTTAAACTGTAGGGGGCGCCTATACAAGCTCCGCCCAACTCACGACATGGCGACGTTGTAAATAACGAGTTTGGTCTTATTTTTTGGTTGAAATACGTTTATTTTAACACGggtttgtgtttctgttttttattttacgcgcacaatagtgtgtgtgtgtgtgtgtgtgtgtgtgaacgccgTTTGAATTGTACATCACGGTCGAGGTCCGTAttcggcggctagctccactgAGGTAACTTATCGAGTTGACGGTTTCGGCGCACGCAGTAATGTAAATGAGTACTAATTGTTTATCTAAGAAAGCAACACTTAAGGtgtttacataaaaacaatagACGGTTTAAAAACAGCAACGCGGTAAACGATGCCAGAGCTTAGTGGCAAATATTCGGAGGGCGGCAGTCCGAGGAAGCGCCGCCGGAGCCGCTCGAGCAGCGGAAGTGCACGGAGTCGCTCGCGGGAGCGAGACTCGAGTCCTGCGGCTGATAAGCACAGACACAACGGGACAGATGAGCGGAAGTCGAAATGGTCCGATGGCAAAGAGAAGAGTCGGAACCGCTTCCGGGTTGGCGGCTCGCGGGAACGCGAGAAGTTATCCTGGGCTGATGAACGGGACCGAGGGCACTATGCTAGTTCACGAGACGATTATTATGACAAGAGAGACGATATCCAAAGGCAAAGACAAGAAGCCTTCATTGCTAGGTATTATCTCACTTGGTGGTGAGAATTATACAAACCCCAGAGGGAACTAGAGTTAATGATGACGTTAAATAAGACTGGAAAATTGTCCTGTCTAACTCAcgtgatgtttttttcccccaggcgTTTGCAAGAGCGTGAGCGAATCGGTGAGCTGGGATGTCCTGAGGTCTGGGGCTATTCACCACGAGTTAGAGACCCTGAGTAAGTTGGCATGAGAGAGTGAATgtaaaatattgtgtgtgtgatgcatgtGCTAAAAACAGTGTTGTTCTCCTCCCACCAGTTCAGATGAACACACACCGGTTGAAGAGGATATAAAGAACAACAGCTCTGGGACAAGTTCAGAAGGTGTGGTGATTTAcgttttaaatgtacattagTGTTATGGCTACAGCTgttaaaatatgcatttaaaaaatgccagCATATCATACCAGCTCTGATGcatactacataaaaaaaaaaaagatgtcatTAAATTGGTTGGCTCACGGTCAGGCTTAGATATCCTCACATCACCGAACtggtacagtatttttttatttaaaaagtactgTTATTGACTATTGAATGTTTCTTATTTacagaggaaaagaagaaaaagaaacgaaaatccaaaaaaaagaaatctcgtAAGCATTCAGAGGACACAGAATCAGAAAGTGAATCAGAAGGTCAGTCTGTTTTGACTTATTCTACAATTAATCTGATTTGTTTCTATACTTCTAGAATACTGTATTACATTACATACCATATGGCTCATAGTTACACATGCTCAAAGCATGAGTAAATTGGTGGATCCCTGAAAtttatggtggcttagtggtgactactgtggcctcgcacctccatggTCAAGGGCTTAAAGCCCGCCTTCTGGTCTGTTTgttaggtgggtttcctccacataCTCCAGTcacctctcacagtccaaagacatgtagagtaggctaattggcattccaaattgcccatagtgtgtgttggtgtgtgtgtgtgtggtgccttgcaatggattggcaccccctATGGGGAGTACACTACCTTATGCCCAAAGTTCCCATCATCCCTGAACAGGAGaagtggtatagaaaataaGTAAGAAAATTATTCTCTCAAATTTATTCCTGCGAGATCTCCTAAACTCAGCATGTCATTACCAACTCTTATGGAAAAATTGTCAATAATTAGCCTGGTGAGCTGATTTGTTGTTGGttgttattaaatttttttttttttttttttaacaccataGCCTGTTTTAATCAGGCCAGCCATTACATAgaaataatttttgttgttgtttacagaagtcaagaaaaagaagaaaaagaagaaaagtaaaaagtcaGTAAGAATTATTTCTGAATGTATGTTTCCCTGTTATAAAAGCTCTGGTAAATAGCCGATTAGATAAATCAGGCATGTTGATAAACCCTGTGTGCTGTGGGTTTCTGAAAATTCTGTGCTATAAATAATGCTGTCTTcttatactatttatttatttcttcaggAAGaaatcgaagaagaagaagaaggctaAAAAGAGCCGCAAAGAGTCAAGCAGTTCCAGCAGTGATCAGTCCGCTGAGGAAGATGATGATCTTGGAGAGCTGTGGGTGGAGAAAACTCGTCTTGATGATAATGTGGTTGGACCAGAAGCTCCTCTAACGCACATGGCCCTTGACGATAGACCACTAGAGTGAGTATCTACATCTGTCATTATTCATTAGGTTATTGTGTAGCCATTGTCTGTGCAGTATACTGCCATTGAATTTCATTACTGTCTGAAGTTTAATAAAGTTTTCCTCCCTCTCCATGCTTTTGTAGTTTTGGCCATGCTCTCTTACCGGGTGAAGGTGCTGCCATGGCGGAGTACGTGAAAGCAGGCAAGCGTATTCCAAGGAGAGGTGAAATTGGTCTGACCAGTGAAGAGATTGCTGACTTTGAGAAATCTGGCTATGTTATGAGTGGAAGCAGGTATGTGgggtgttttctttctttctttatttttaaaaaccctaaaataaaaaaatgccaaGATCGCAAAGTAATACACCTTACATCTagtacacagtaacacacaggcAGTGTCTGGCAGCTTTTGCTGAAATGTCGAATGACCCTGGTAAATAACCACGAGTAATCAAGCACTGTGCGACAtcttgctgacacacaatgaatCGGTCCATTAGAAAAGTTACTAGTGCATACCTGCATTTGTGCGCATACCTGGCTGTGCTTTTTGTCATCCATTTCCCCTGCAGTAACGCAGCTTTCATGGTGCAGTTAAAAGCTGGATTGTTtagggtttgttttgtttactgaCTCTTTATGCCTAATAACCCCACAGACACCGGCGTATGGAGGCTGTGCGTTTGAGAAAGGAAAACCAGATCTACAGTGCTGATGAAAAGAGAGCCCTCGCCTCTTTCAATCAGGAAGAACGAAGAAAAAGGGAAAGTAAAATTCTTTCCAGTTTCAGGGAAATGGTGTACAGAAAGACTAAAGGAAAAGAAGAGAAGTAGAATAAATGCAAGACTAAGATGTCAGCCCCGGGCTTCTATGTATTATAAGACTAGGAATAGTGGTTGCTTATGTCTTGTGTTAGTTCATGCTGTACATAATTTACTGAAAAATTCATTTAGTGCATATAGTTTgctgttttatcttttttttcccccaaataaaaaaaggtttggttCTAAAGATTGTGTTGAATTTGTTTGTAAAATCATGACAtcaatctaattaaaaaaaacaaaacaaatattactAATAAATACAGTTAATGTATGAATTAATTGAACAGAATCTTATCAAACATAAAGCTACCTTTTATAAGGATAGATAGGAAATAAGGGCAGTAATGGAAATATTAGCAGAATTGCTTTGTCCTGTGCAATCCAAAAAGCAAACAGTTTTTCTTACCTTTACAGCTGATAATTATACATACTATTACGAGTAAACtagaaacaatttaaataataatctataTAAAACCGAAATTTTGTGTGGCCTGCTGCTGGTGTTTTGTCATCAGCAGTGTAGCAGATGTTTACTCATTGTGTAACAGTAAACAGCAGCATCATTAGTCAATGATGCTGCTGTTTACTGTTACACAATGAGTAAACATCTAAGTTGAGTggtaatgaaagaaaatatgttGAAAAGAAAGATTGACACCTACAGTTGGTGGTAATGTAACCAACATACTGGATTCCAATCaccattaaacaacaaaaagaagacAGGCTAAAAGTGAGGAGAGACAAGGTAACCGCACACTCCATTCACAGAAAATGGTAGCACGCAGGAATCAGGATCTGCATGCAGGTGGAGTAACctctaataacaataataaatgatgCTTTTTCAAACTCAAGGCAAAAATACTGGATCATggtttttttagaaatagttgCTTTTACCACCAAGAGGTGCTTAAATACTTTAagtcaatgcaaaaatattaaatatcatgGCCTCTTTAtggtagtattttaaaaaaaatgcttggacTAAAATGTTGAACTTTATCTTAGTTTGTGCCAAAGTAGATACAAAACCAATGCCAGTAACACTGGGTGCAATAATTACATTAAGCATTTTTGGAAGAAAATATTCTAAATGGCCCTCACCTCTATTTTCATCAGCCTTTCATTTCACAATAATGCCTAATATTGATTAAAAGAATGGTCTCTAGGCATCAAGTAGTGTAACAGTAGCATTTGATATTTTTCCCCAGCAGAAGAAAATCTTAAGATGGAAGATGCTTAGTGGTCTCTGCTGCATCACAATTAGTGTCTTTGATTATAGCCTTTTCTCTTTCCCCATTCAAACCACAGATACAAATCTGTTAGCAAGGTTTAAACTTTTAACTCTTaaactgtaaaacacatttcactgatctcaaacatacagtaggtgtatactgtaaatacattatCTACAGTGataagaaaaagtatgtgaacattttggaatttcatggttttctgtaTTCATTGAGTCTAGGTAGCATACCCGGAGTATTGCTAAGAAAATGAGTTTGGGGGTATGGACTAGAAATACTTTGATAAAAAACACTCTTCAGAACAATTTGAAAATGTCCAACATCAGTTTGGAGTGGCCAAGTCAGAGCCCAGGAAGACTGGGCTAAAATTCCTCCTGAATGATGTGAAGATCTCACATCCACAGCTAAAGAAAGCACCTATTTAAGGTTATTGCTGTCAGTAGGGAGTGGGGGGTTAACCAGTTCAATTACTTTTGCACTACCATTTGGAatgttgaatgagtgtgttcaaTGATGACATGAAataccagatgttttttttttttgtcaataccCTTGACTTAGATTAAGATCAGAAGACATTTCATGAAAAAATAATGCAGAACACCATTAAATTCGAAATGGTTCACATGCCTTTTCTACTGTATACTATTATCCTAAATAGAATTGTGGAGGACCGGGACCCTATCCCAAGGAACTTGGCGTGATATATGCTAGATGTAGTACTAACTCATtgcattcacaaacacacagcctCACACAGGCTTTCATAtacaacgggcaatttggaaataccaatcagcctatactgtatgtctctagACTGTAAGAGAAAACCAAAATACAAAAAGGAAGCCCACAATGCAGATCCAAGTTGATGATATTCACAGGCAGAAATGTTTTACTATGCTACTTCAAAAAAAATTAGGGAACATTCCCAATTTAATTTCAATGTCCCTCCTACACAAGTGTATGTATGCATGGTTTGAGTCATTAAgtatttgcaatattttttaagcAGTATATTTTGATTAAACCAAGTTATTTTAATGAGCAGTCAGGGAGGCAAATTTCTGTTTTAGGGATGATCTTAAGTCTGtgcaatattactgtttattataaaggCAATAGCTGCACCTCAGTGGAACTAAACCTTTTTGACCAGATTTTTTAATCTGGTCAAAAATCTGTTAGACAAGTTTACTTTTACATCACTGTCTGTAAGATTAAACTGGATGCTCATGAATAAGCTTTGATTATGTGAAAATTCATATCAAGTGTTATTCAAGTGTTTGGGGTGACAAAATATGAATCTAAAGACACAAAACAGGTAtcatatatacattattttaatagACAGATGGTCAAAATGCACATTTCAAAAGTTTTGGACAGAGGCAAGAGTATTGCTTGATCttcattttatgttttcaaGTCCctgaaaaaacaagaaaaaaaattacaggttttttttattcagtcaaaaaaaatgtaaagaataaaatctcaatttaattataaaaatttaccTTTGACTGGTAATATAGTCCTGTCCCTGACACCCGCTTGTCTCTCTCCATCAAGTACCACTGGTAAGGAACTCTTGCAATTCTTTTCTcctaaatgcaaaataaatttaagtcaCAAAATATAGTGAtaataaaactttgtttttacCTTGTACTACAGATAGTAAAACATGCAGGACTAGCCATTCTAAGCCAGTTGTATAAATTGTCTATAACTAAAGTGTtgtaagatttttgtttttttggggttACAAATGTGGATAAAGACTTGACAAACAGTGAAATCAAGCAATGATCTTAATCTTGTATACATAATGCATGATACATGGAACATTAGGGCTGGAAAGGTTAATACAGAAACAGTCTCCATCGAGACTCTCATGGTGTTTTATACTctgcatttctttcattttgttttatttttatttttttgtgagtaGAATAATTAATCATAATGAATAAATTTTAGTATACATTTAGATCAGTTCTTCGGCAATTTTTGTTCATAGTATATGCAAAGCTCAAAAACAACCAATAATATAACAGAATTATTGTTAGACCAAATAGGTTTTTAAAGGAATGTGGAATAAAGTAAAACAGATTTTACTGAGAAAATTACCAATTTGAGCAGACTAATTTGGAGATAAATATGAAACAACAATTGGAATTTAAGGTAAGGAGCATAATAACCTGAAATTACCATGTGTAGATGTCCACTGCACATAAGACAAGTCTTAGCATTAATCAGGCAAcagaataaatagttttttttcttcatttcgtCAAATTAAAAGATGTCCCTATTCATTATATAACACATTTTACTGTCTATCTAATCACGAAATATCCACATGACCACTACCTGCACTGCAATGTGTGAAGCAGTATTTGAaggtctttatgattttttaaatctcaaaaaGTCATGGAAATTAGCACACCAGGTGGCTTGGGCCCGATCATCATTGCTTTGAAACTATTATTTATGGCCCAGGCACTATGATATttgcactatgacatcatagctCTGGCCTTCAAGAAGTTTTGGCTACATAGCATGTAAAACCGggtacacatttagatctcTTGGAGCTAAACAACTTTCTCTAGGCATGTCatgatttcttctttttattaattttttataatttatttataaatttgatGTAGCAGTTTAAacaacaatactgtatattatttccAAACAAATGTAATTACATTGTTCTCTGCCAATCAATTTTCTTTTCTAACAtaatacaaaactaaaaaaaaaaaaaaaaaaaatttaaataatataattagtaacaataattatttatacaatTCGGGGGAAGTCAGATATAAACTTAATAATCATACGCTGTACTTAATAATGTTAAGTGTTTGTTCCTGGTCTACGTTGAAAACTATGGGAAAAAATTAGCTGGTTTTCAACAAGAATAAGGCATAGAAATTACATATCATTTAACATTCAGAAAAGCAAAATCAATTGTTTTATACTTCCATAAAGTCTGGCtataataatagtttaatatATTTGCCCCACTTGGACCAGACTTTTCTAAACACATTCTTTTGCAAACAAAAAGAATATCTGAATAtctttttcataaaataaatatcatttacTGTTCACTCTTGTATTGTGGGAGGTTCAGGAAGTAACCAACGTCTTATAAGCGCTTTTTTACCAGCAGATGTTAAAACGCCAAATGGGTATCTCTCGGAGGATCTTATCTGAAAGTCAACACTTCCTAAAAATAATGTGGAAAAGTGCAAGGGCATTGAAGTGTTAAGTATACTTTTCACTGCTTTAAGAAGGTCTGCTCAGAAAGGTTTTATCACTGGGCACTCCCAAAATATATGCCAGTAATTGGCTTCCCCAAACCCACACTGTCTCCAGCATTTGGTGTTCCCTTTCTCAATATGTGCTTTCTGTTTTGGTATAATAAATAATCTGATAGGGCATTTCCACGCAAATTCCTGCCATATGtgatagttttttatttaagaacttTATAAAATTTGGCTATGACACCTTTGTTTAAAATCCCCTTAATAAGCACCTATAAATATCTTTACAATTGGGTCTTCAAAgtctgttttactttttatgttgttttcaaAGTGATTACGTAGCTGGAGATATGTATAAAAATCATGTTTCTCAAGATAATATTCTTTCTTCAAAATTCTTCAAAAGTCTTTTAAATCTCCCTTTTTCGTAAGAGAGTAGAATGTTATTTCTTTTGAAACCCATGACTTGAATCTATAATCCATTCTATTTGGTTTAGAATGATGGTCATAAGCACATCATTGAATTATTTGTAATTTGCAATCCAATTTATACTCTTCCTTTATTGTATTCCAGATTTTTAGTTGGGCTTTAATCCACGAGTATAGATCGAAGATCTATAAATCTTCCCAGGTTTTTATGTGCTAGTACTGCTTGAATTGGGGGATCATTTGTTATTGATATTTGTTAGCCTTAAttgctttaatttcttttcataGGTACAAAAGAATATAATTTTGTCCCTAATGACCGGATTTAAAGCA is a window encoding:
- the nkap gene encoding NF-kappa-B-activating protein, producing the protein MPELSGKYSEGGSPRKRRRSRSSSGSARSRSRERDSSPAADKHRHNGTDERKSKWSDGKEKSRNRFRVGGSREREKLSWADERDRGHYASSRDDYYDKRDDIQRQRQEAFIARRLQERERIGELGCPEVWGYSPRVRDPDSDEHTPVEEDIKNNSSGTSSEEEKKKKKRKSKKKKSRKHSEDTESESESEEVKKKKKKKKSKKKKSKKKKKAKKSRKESSSSSSDQSAEEDDDLGELWVEKTRLDDNVVGPEAPLTHMALDDRPLDFGHALLPGEGAAMAEYVKAGKRIPRRGEIGLTSEEIADFEKSGYVMSGSRHRRMEAVRLRKENQIYSADEKRALASFNQEERRKRESKILSSFREMVYRKTKGKEEK
- the ndufa1 gene encoding NADH dehydrogenase [ubiquinone] 1 alpha subcomplex subunit 1 produces the protein MWYEILPGFAVMTVCLIIPGLATTHIHKFTNGGKEKRIARVPYQWYLMERDKRVSGTGLYYQSKGLENIK